In Cervus elaphus chromosome 3, mCerEla1.1, whole genome shotgun sequence, the following proteins share a genomic window:
- the LOC122678472 gene encoding olfactory receptor 10A7, whose amino-acid sequence MTCENHTQVTEFILRGFTNSPEMQVSLFVLFLVVYTVTLLGNFLIVTVTSMDPALQTPMYFFLRNLSLLEVCFTLVMVPKMLVDLVSPRKSISFVGCGTQMYFFFFFGSSECFLLSVMAYDRFVAICDPLRYSVIMDRSLCLWMAVGSWMSGVPVSLLQTAWLMAHPFCGPSTIDHFFCDGPPVLKLVTEDTTMYEMQALASTLLFIMFPFSLILFSYTRIIKTILMMPSATGRQKAFSTCSSHLIVVSLFYGTASLTYLRPKSNQSPESKKLVSLSYTVITPMLNPIIYSLRNNEVKGAVKRTITRKVLQKLDVL is encoded by the coding sequence ATGACCTGTGAAAATCACACCCAAGTGACTGAATTTATTCTTCGTGGTTTTACAAATAGCCCTGAGATGCAAGTTTCCCTCTTTGTTTTGTTCCTGGTCGTCTATACAGTCACTTTGTTGGGTAACTTCCTTATTGTCACAGTTACCAGTATGGATCCTGCTCTTCAAACacccatgtacttctttctcagGAACTTGTCACTTCTTGAAGTTTGCTTCACCTTGGTCATGGTGCCAAAGATGTTGGTAGATCTAGTATCCCCAAGGAAAAGCATCTCTTTTGTAGGCTGTGGTACCCAGatgtacttctttttcttctttggcagCTCCGAATGTTTCCTCCTCTCTGTGATGGCTTATGACCGCTTTGTGGCCATCTGTGATCCTCTCCGCTATTCAGTCATAATGGATAGGTCCCTGTGTTTGTGGATGGCTGTGGGTTCTTGGATGTCGGGTGTTCCCGTGTCTTTGCTACAGACAGCTTGGCTGATGGCCCATCCTTTCTGTGGACCAAGCACCATAGACCACTTCTTTTGTGATGGTCCCCCAGTGTTGAAACTAGTCACCGAGGATACAACCATGTATGAAATGCAAGCACTCGCCTCCACACTACTATTTATTATGTTTCCCTTTTCCCTCATTTTGTTCTCCTACACTCGCATTATTAAAACCATTCTGATGATGCCGTCTGCTACCGGTCGCCAGAAGGCATTCTCCACTTGTTCATCTCACCTCATTGTGGTATCCCTTTTCTATGGAACAGCCAGCTTGACCTACCTACGGCCCAAATCCAACCAGTCTCCTGAGAGCAAGAAGCTAGTGTCATTGTCCTACACTGTCATCACACCGATGTTAAACCCCATCATCTACAGCCTAAGGAACAATGAAGTGAAGGGGGCAGTCAAGAGAACGATCACTCGAAAAGTCTTGCAGAAGTTAGATGTGCTTTGA